One region of Triticum aestivum cultivar Chinese Spring chromosome 6B, IWGSC CS RefSeq v2.1, whole genome shotgun sequence genomic DNA includes:
- the LOC123134161 gene encoding uncharacterized protein, with protein sequence MPYNTVPISLDFCRPKLLPPVDCTASGGEHRDTSHDPIPKKITATVNPAALQRHKNSPSMPTSTHPRPPCHSASEAHLPEPAVLHIRRRHHHQTATRRLLQLRIFRSSVRYSRVASLHSAFSPVGIDGTHRLLMLHFHCYY encoded by the exons ATGCCCTACAATACGGTCCCGATCTCGCTGGACTTCTGCCGGCCGAAGCTTCTGCCGCCGGTCGATTGCACCGCCTCTGGAG GGGAGCACCGGGACACCTCCCACGATCCCATCCCGAAGAAGATCACCGCCACCGTGAATCCAGCCGCACTGCAGCGCCACAAGAACTCGCCCTCGATGCCGACCAGTACCCATCCGAGACCTCCGTGCCACTCCGCGTCCGAAGCGCACCTCCCAGAGCCAGCTGTCCTCCAtattcgccgccgtcatcaccatcAAACCGCCACGCGCCGTCTTCTCCAACTCAG gattttcagaTCATCAGTGAGATACAGTAGGGTCGCGAGTCTTCACTCGGCATTTTCGCCAGTGGGCATTGATGGGACTCATCGTTTGCTTATGTTACATTTCCACTGTTATTATTGA